From a single Arachis hypogaea cultivar Tifrunner chromosome 3, arahy.Tifrunner.gnm2.J5K5, whole genome shotgun sequence genomic region:
- the LOC112789361 gene encoding uncharacterized protein: MDAQRALLDELMGSARNLTEEERKGYKEVTWDDKEVCGFYMVRFCPHDLFVNTRSDLGPCPRIHDPKLKESFENSPRHDAFVPKFEADLAQFCEKLVMDLDRRVRRGRERLAQEVEPAPAPPLTTEKSEQLSVLEEKIKNLLEQVESLGEAGKVDEAEALMRKVDALNVEKTALTQPQNDKVLMLGQEKKMALCEICGSFLVANDAAERTQSHITGKQHVGYGMVRDFISEYKAAKEKAVEEERLAREKEAEERRKQREKDHERRRRSDSSDRDRHRDKDRDRDRDRYRDRDLDRERSRELDGRGNRDGGRGMDSRLRNGRNGGRDRYRNKSRSRSPVRHNYRRHS, encoded by the exons ATGGATGCTCAGAGAGCTCTTCTTGACGAACTCATGGGTTCAG CTCGCAACTTGACGGAGGAAGAGAGGAAAGGATACAAAGAAGTGACGTGGGACGATAAGGAAGTGTGTGGATTCTACATGGTGCGGTTTTGCCCTCATGATCTCTTTGTCAACACCCGCAGCGATCTTG GACCTTGCCCAAGAATACATGATCCGAAGTTGAAAGAAAG CTTTGAGAATTCCCCAAGACATGATGCATTCGTACCCAAATTTGAAGCTGACCTTGCTCAGTTCTGTGAGAAATTG GTAATGGACTTGGATAGAAGAGTAAGACGTGGGCGAGAACGCCTTGCTCAAGAGGTGGAGCCAGCACCAGCGCCTCCATTGACTACTGAAAAGTCTGAACAGCTATCGGTGCTGGAGGAGAAGATAAAGAATCTTCTGGAACAAGTTGAATCTTTAGGTGAAGCTGGGAAGGTTGATGAAGCTGAAGCTCTTATGAGGAAG GTGGATGCACTCAATGTTGAGAAAACGGCATTAACACAGCCTCAAAATGATAAGGTGTTGATGCTTGGTCAGGAAAAGAAGATGGCACTCTGTGAGATATGTGGTTCTTTTCTTGTGGCAAATGATGCTGCGGAAAGGACTCAGTCCCATATTACTGGGAAGCAACATGTTGGTTATGGCATGGTTCGCGATTTCATATCCGAATACAAG GCTGCCAAAGAGAAGGCCGTTGAAGAAGAAAGATTAGCTCGGGAAAAAGAGGCAGAAGAGCGAAGGAAACAGAGGGAGAAGGATCATGAGAGAAGACGACGAAGTGATTCAAGTGATAGGGACAGGCATCGGGATAAAGATCGAGATAGGGACAGGGATAGGTACAGAGATAGAGACCTAGATCGTGAAAGGTCTCGGGAGCTGGATGGTAGAGGTAATCGAGATGGGGGAAGGGGCATGGATTCTAGGTTGAGGAATGGAAGAAATGGAGGCAGAGACAGGTACCGCAACAAAAGCAGGTCACGCTCCCCCGTTAGGCACAACTACAGGCGGCACTCCTGA
- the LOC112789362 gene encoding peroxisomal membrane protein 11B → MNDTVDKLVIFLAKRDGIDKLVKTFQYVSKLVNYHVESTDSDMAKRFKNWEVASGLSRKAFRTGRFLTGFNALRRNPGSSNTLRLLAVLGNAGEMVYFFFDHFLWLSRIGTIDAKLAKKMSFISAFGESVGYIFFIIGDFILMRQGLKEEMKLKRRIRSSNDNSKNDEKESKGEEVEELKKRVQKIKGDRVMRLMAVAANVADLFIAVAEIEPNPFCNHTITLGISGLVSAWAGWYRNWPS, encoded by the coding sequence ATGAATGACACAGTAGACAAACTTGTGATCTTCCTAGCAAAGAGAGATGGCATAGACAAGCTTGTGAAGACATTCCAATATGTCTCAAAGCTTGTAAACTACCATGTTGAATCCACAGACTCTGACATGGCTAAGAGGTTCAAGAACTGGGAAGTTGCATCAGGACTAAGCCGAAAAGCCTTTCGAACCGGAAGGTTCTTAACCGGCTTCAACGCCCTAAGGCGAAATCCAGGTTCATCAAACACTCTAAGGCTGCTAGCAGTTCTTGGAAATGCTGGTGAGATGGTTTACTTCTTCTTTGACCATTTTCTTTGGCTTTCAAGGATTGGAACCATTGATGCAAAGTTGGCAAAGAAGATGAGTTTCATTTCAGCATTTGGTGAATCAGTAGGGTACATATTCTTCATCATTGGTGACTTCATTTTGATGAGACAAGGTTTGAAGGAAGAGATGAAGCTGAAGAGGAGAATAAGAAGCAGCAATGATAATAGTAAGAATGATGAGAAAGAATCAaaaggagaagaagtagaagaattgaagaaaagGGTTCAGAAGATAAAAGGTGACAGAGTAATGAGGCTAATGGCAGTGGCAGCAAATGTTGCAGATTTGTTCATAGCAGTGGCTGAAATTGAACCAAATCCATTTTGTAATCACACAATCACACTTGGTATTAGTGGTTTGGTTTCTGCTTGGGCTGGTTGGTATAGAAATTGGCCTTCATAA
- the LOC112789363 gene encoding cell number regulator 6 yields MAERKQSSYVKLGKDHAPLVDITPGELNQPIEVPQLAVRKCPECRQPLPESYSPPADEPWTTGIFGCTEDRESCLTGLFCPCVLFGRNVESLREDTPWTGPCLCHAIFVEGGISLAIATLAANSLVPGIDPGTVFLVCEGLFFTWWMCGIYTGQVRQTLQKKYHLKDSPCNACCVHCCLHWCALCQEHREMKGRLSDDLFSEMTIVNPPPAQEMTTSTHTDDDHKENPEASSANNGEHEHTHLEMQAI; encoded by the exons ATGGCGGAAAGGAAGCAATCGAGTTATGTGAAGCTGGGAAAAGATCATGCGCCTCTCGTTGATATCACTCCTGGCGAGCTCAATCAGCCAATTGAGGTTCCTCAG TTGGCTGTTCGCAAGTGCCCTGAATGTAGACAGCCACTACCCGAAAGCTATTCGCCTCCGGCAGATGAACCTTGGACGACTGGGATCTTTGGATGCACTGAAGATAGGGAAAGTT GCTTGACAGGGCTGTTTTGTCCTTGTGTGTTATTTGGGCGCAATGTAGAAAGCTTGAGGGAAGACACGCCTTGGACTGGGCCATGCTTGTGTCATGCCATTTTTGTTGAAGGTGGCATTTCTTTGGCCATAGCAACTTTAGCTGCAAATTCCCTCGTTCCTGGTATTGATCCGGGGACGGTATTTCTCGTTTGCGAGGGTTTATTCTTTACATGGTGGATGTGTGGCATTTACACTGGTCAAGTTCGGCAAACCTTGCAGAAGAAATATCACTTGAAG GACTCGCCTTGCAATGCATGTTGCGTGCACTGCTGCTTGCACTGGTGCGCCTTGTGTCAGGAGCACAGGGAGATGAAAGGCCGGCTCTCGGATGATCTTTTCTCGGAGATGACCATCGTAAACCCTCCTCCAGCTCAAGAGATGACCACGTCAACTCATACCGATGATGATCACAAGGAAAATCCCGAAGCATCTTCGGCTAACAATGGCGAGCACGAGCATACTCATTTAGAAATGCAGGCTATATAG